The sequence ccttagctgctctGCTCTTGTGGGGCTAAGATTTAGGCAACGTGGCTCTTACTACTTTGCTAGGCTTGCTAATATACCAGGCCTGGACATTATAAATCTGATGatcttcatcagcagcataaagcgattAAAGCAACGACAacacagtcatcgttcataatccacatatAATGAACCCATCCTTCTAACCATCCCATTCCCACCTCTCCTTTCGACCTATTGGTTgaattcttcgtccaagtgtgcatattccttgggcaaccattttaatctaacctaaccgaccaccgtagccgagtggcttggtgcgtgactacaattcggggtttagagagaacgcaggttcgaatctcggtgaaacaccaaaattaagaaaatcatttttctaatagcggtcgcccctcggcaggcaatggcaaacctccgagtgaatttgtgccatgaaaaagctactcataaaaaatatctgcctttcggactgagcttggaactgtaggtctctccatttgtggaacaacatcaagacgcacgccacaaatatgagAAGGGACTCGGCCAAaaacccagaaagggtgtacgcgccaattatgaataaaaaagtaGCCATACCTCCTATTTATATACTCttttaaaacatatattttatatatttccatttatatataaatcGATTTGTTTTCCTTAACTTAACTTTCTCCACACACAGCCTACAAACATTTGCCATTCCAGGATCATTATTTCTATCCATTCTATTGGGATTCCTTTACAAGTTCCCCATCGCTCTCTTCCTCATTTGCTTCTGTTCCTCGCTGGGTGCAACACTTTGCTACAGCCTTTCCAATTTGGTTGGCCGTCGACTGATTCGTCACTTCTGGCCGAAGAAGACAAGCGAATGGTCAAAGCATGTGGAGAAGCATCGGGACAGTCTGCTCAACTATATGCTCTTCCTACGCATGACGCCCATCTTGCCGAATTGGTTCATCAACTTAGCATCGCCCGTGATCGGCGTGCCCGTATACACCTTCGCTTTGGGCACCTTCTTCGGTGTGGCACCACCCTCTATCGTCGCCATACAGGCAGGTAAAACATTGCAAAAGATGACTAGCTCCAGCGAGGCATTCTCATGGACATCGATGGGATTGCTGTCCATATGCGCACTCGTCTCACTACTGCCTGGACTACTGAAGGAAAAGCTGAAAAAGAAGATCGAGTAAAGCGTTTAGCTGAGCGAGCTGGCTCGATGGGCGGCGGGCTGACCGGAGCGTGTCTGGATTGCTCACCGCCAAAGGTTATACAACTGGggatttttgtgttatttggtTGATTGTCGATTGTTTTAAGTGTGCTGCGTTCTTCATATTGTACGATTAAGataagaaaataatagaacAGCAAAGAAAAATAGATGGCTGTATGTAGATGTAGATGCCCATGAGGATGTTTGATGTGTAccaattatttgcttttttatatacatataaaataaaagatatacatacat comes from Anastrepha ludens isolate Willacy chromosome 3, idAnaLude1.1, whole genome shotgun sequence and encodes:
- the LOC128857135 gene encoding transmembrane protein 41 homolog is translated as MEFENTQFLEAAAETTSATAAAASATTTTIAKDLTVTEHMQSGSGRLMSNGNEMTTVGSQTATNAATLENKQNPPKMQKQAMSADERNATKRSLVILAAIFITSLFAMAYVYMIFPELDESEKQHIKIPRDIQDAKMLAKVLDRYKDMYYFEVMFGVVTAYVFLQTFAIPGSLFLSILLGFLYKFPIALFLICFCSSLGATLCYSLSNLVGRRLIRHFWPKKTSEWSKHVEKHRDSLLNYMLFLRMTPILPNWFINLASPVIGVPVYTFALGTFFGVAPPSIVAIQAGKTLQKMTSSSEAFSWTSMGLLSICALVSLLPGLLKEKLKKKIE